The Acidobacteriota bacterium genome has a segment encoding these proteins:
- a CDS encoding response regulator transcription factor, producing MILTDDPDEDFAMQTLEAGAWGCLSTTDTPQILIKAVAKVAEGERWFAHRVTNAVIDKLIAGREARRTFAENLTPREWEVLALIAQGYTDKEVARSLFISTETARSHVKSIYKKLQVSTRRAAAVCYFKRVGPDRPPSTRSSEEVSLPGAS from the coding sequence TTGATACTCACAGACGATCCTGATGAGGATTTCGCTATGCAGACCCTGGAGGCCGGAGCCTGGGGGTGCTTGTCAACAACGGATACGCCACAGATCCTAATCAAGGCCGTGGCGAAGGTTGCCGAAGGGGAACGGTGGTTTGCTCACCGGGTGACGAACGCTGTTATTGACAAACTTATTGCAGGACGAGAAGCGCGTAGAACGTTTGCCGAGAACCTGACGCCAAGGGAATGGGAAGTTTTAGCTCTAATTGCACAAGGGTATACTGACAAAGAAGTGGCAAGGAGTCTTTTTATCAGCACGGAGACCGCGCGCTCACATGTGAAGTCGATCTATAAGAAACTCCAGGTTAGTACGCGGCGGGCTGCGGCAGTTTGCTATTTCAAGCGAGTTGGTCCCGATCGTCCACCATCGACCAGGTCTTCTGAAGAGGTCAGTTTGCCTGGCGCCTCGTAG